One genomic segment of Desulfocapsa sulfexigens DSM 10523 includes these proteins:
- the ltrA gene encoding group II intron reverse transcriptase/maturase, whose amino-acid sequence MLPRHLTRTVNLNGGVVYKRIADEQFSNDQLLERIVSTENVGKAWKQVRSNKGAPGIDEITVEDFPFTFRECWPEIRSTILEGNYIPSPVQRVEIPKPDGSTRPLGIPTVLDRVIRQAIAQVMSPIFDPHFSESSCGFRPGRSAHDGVKQIKQYIRQGYKVAVDMDLSKFFDTVNHDVLMNRVSRRIEDKRVLKLIGKYLRAGVMVNGRRLATPLGVPQGGPLSPLLANILLDDLDKELEKRGHHFVRYADDFIILVKSLSAAERVMASVSRFLKRELRLIVNEKKSSFGKVEECSFLGFVFVRGKIRWSDKAFCEFKRRIRLFTGRSWGVSMEYRLHKLAEYVRGWINYYGISEYYRPIPIVDEWLRRRIRMCFWKQWRYTRTKVSNLLKLGTFKRQAIMTALSRKGPWHLARTLAAQTGMTNKWLKELGLISVKDQWVKIHYPAQAR is encoded by the coding sequence ATGTTGCCAAGACACCTTACGCGTACTGTGAACCTGAACGGGGGAGTAGTGTATAAGCGTATCGCGGATGAGCAGTTCTCAAACGATCAACTACTGGAACGTATAGTTTCGACAGAGAATGTCGGTAAGGCCTGGAAACAGGTGCGCAGTAATAAAGGTGCTCCCGGAATCGACGAAATAACAGTCGAGGATTTCCCGTTCACTTTTCGTGAATGCTGGCCTGAAATACGCTCAACCATACTGGAAGGGAATTACATCCCTTCTCCTGTTCAGAGAGTTGAAATACCCAAACCGGATGGCAGTACTCGTCCTCTTGGGATTCCAACTGTGCTGGATAGAGTTATCCGGCAGGCCATCGCTCAGGTTATGAGTCCTATTTTCGATCCTCATTTTTCAGAATCGAGTTGTGGGTTCAGACCGGGCAGATCAGCCCATGACGGAGTGAAGCAGATAAAGCAGTACATCAGACAGGGCTACAAAGTCGCAGTTGATATGGATTTGTCGAAATTCTTCGACACAGTCAACCACGATGTTCTGATGAACCGGGTATCACGTCGGATAGAAGATAAACGTGTACTCAAGCTTATCGGCAAATACCTTCGGGCTGGCGTAATGGTTAATGGCCGTCGTCTTGCAACTCCGCTTGGAGTACCGCAGGGCGGTCCTCTTTCGCCACTTCTTGCAAATATTCTTCTTGACGATCTGGATAAGGAACTGGAGAAACGTGGTCACCACTTCGTTCGTTATGCCGATGACTTCATCATTTTAGTGAAAAGTCTTTCAGCAGCAGAACGGGTGATGGCCAGTGTCAGCAGATTCCTGAAAAGAGAGCTACGGCTAATCGTCAACGAGAAGAAAAGCAGTTTTGGTAAAGTGGAGGAATGCAGTTTTCTCGGGTTTGTCTTTGTGCGAGGCAAAATAAGATGGAGCGACAAAGCCTTTTGTGAGTTCAAAAGACGTATTCGTCTTTTTACCGGAAGAAGCTGGGGCGTCTCCATGGAATACCGCCTACACAAACTTGCAGAGTATGTACGGGGCTGGATAAACTATTACGGCATTTCGGAGTATTATCGCCCGATCCCGATAGTAGACGAATGGCTCCGTCGCAGGATACGAATGTGTTTCTGGAAACAATGGAGATATACACGAACCAAAGTGTCCAATCTTCTCAAGCTGGGAACCTTCAAAAGACAGGCAATTATGACAGCATTAAGTCGTAAAGGCCCATGGCATCTCGCCAGAACCCTGGCTGCACAAACGGGCATGACCAACAAATGGCTGAAAGAACTTGGGTTGATATCTGTCAAAGACCAGTGGGTGAAGATTCACTATCCGGCTCAGGCCCGATGA
- a CDS encoding DUF6338 family protein, which yields MNIWELDKALLFLALVLPGFISLKTYSWIIAIENRDYSKSIVEAVCYSVLNFVFFFWLLIIISKDGFVDKHPFYYWLSVVFTFVVAPALWPFLFVWLSRFKIFKNKILSPYKQPWDYVFSKRESYWVEIHLKSGDTIRGKYALKSMASSFPAERQIYLEELWLPIKGRKFGKKSNRTRGVLISQDEISYLKFYGKKELV from the coding sequence ATGAATATATGGGAATTAGATAAGGCACTATTGTTTTTAGCACTAGTACTGCCTGGATTTATCTCACTAAAAACCTATAGCTGGATAATAGCTATTGAGAATAGGGATTATTCAAAGTCAATTGTAGAGGCTGTGTGCTACAGCGTTTTGAATTTCGTATTTTTTTTCTGGCTATTAATCATAATTAGTAAAGATGGGTTTGTTGATAAACACCCTTTTTATTATTGGCTGTCTGTTGTTTTTACTTTTGTGGTTGCGCCTGCCTTATGGCCTTTTCTATTTGTCTGGTTGTCGAGGTTCAAGATTTTCAAGAATAAAATTCTAAGTCCATACAAACAGCCTTGGGATTACGTCTTCAGTAAAAGAGAATCTTATTGGGTAGAAATTCATCTGAAAAGCGGTGATACAATTAGGGGAAAGTATGCTCTAAAATCTATGGCAAGTTCATTTCCAGCTGAAAGGCAAATTTATCTGGAAGAACTTTGGCTACCTATCAAAGGTAGAAAATTTGGGAAGAAATCTAATCGTACCCGTGGGGTACTTATCTCTCAAGATGAAATTTCATATTTAAAATTTTACGGAAAAAAGGAGCTAGTATGA
- a CDS encoding tyrosine-type recombinase/integrase, with the protein MLAQMKGTHLLMAKLIYGTGIRLMECIRLRIQDIDFGQRQLFIRSGKGGKDRTTFLPRFVHDELHEHVERVKNLTSPELMRNTG; encoded by the coding sequence GTGTTAGCACAAATGAAGGGCACCCATCTACTAATGGCCAAATTGATTTACGGAACAGGTATACGTCTAATGGAGTGTATTCGTCTACGTATACAAGATATTGATTTTGGCCAGAGGCAGCTGTTTATTCGCTCCGGAAAAGGTGGAAAAGATAGAACGACATTCTTGCCTCGTTTTGTTCACGACGAACTTCATGAGCATGTCGAACGTGTAAAAAACCTGACATCGCCTGAACTGATGAGAAATACAGGCTAG
- a CDS encoding flavodoxin family protein → MTHNLFILGSPRKNGNTETLARAVAEGLLQAKNNSVEFVHLSKLKISPCQACGGCSKTGNCIIQDDMTELYDKSDLADRLFFVSPVYFYAMSAQIKLYIDRCQARWSRKYLLGVNYRSEEQRTGHLLSCAATAGEKLFEGSVLTTKCLCDTLDIQYGPSLLLKNMEGRDALKNNPDELTACKTFGTNIALNVE, encoded by the coding sequence GTGACACACAATCTTTTCATTCTCGGAAGTCCACGAAAAAACGGCAATACGGAAACACTGGCCAGAGCTGTTGCCGAAGGGTTGCTCCAAGCAAAAAACAACAGCGTTGAATTTGTCCATTTAAGCAAACTCAAAATCAGCCCCTGTCAGGCCTGCGGAGGATGCTCAAAGACAGGAAACTGCATCATACAAGATGACATGACGGAGTTGTACGACAAAAGCGACTTGGCAGACCGTCTTTTTTTTGTCAGCCCTGTCTATTTTTATGCAATGAGTGCCCAAATAAAGTTGTATATTGATCGCTGCCAGGCAAGGTGGTCCCGCAAATATCTCCTTGGGGTCAATTATCGTTCAGAAGAGCAGCGTACCGGTCACCTCCTTTCCTGCGCTGCAACCGCTGGTGAAAAACTTTTTGAAGGATCTGTTCTTACCACCAAATGCCTGTGTGACACCCTGGATATACAATATGGTCCATCTCTCCTGCTTAAAAATATGGAAGGAAGGGACGCCTTGAAAAACAACCCGGACGAATTGACCGCATGCAAAACATTTGGAACAAATATCGCCCTAAACGTAGAATGA